One window of Chamaesiphon minutus PCC 6605 genomic DNA carries:
- the pyrF gene encoding orotidine-5'-phosphate decarboxylase gives MSDDRSYLSQKNIDPKERTIFALDVDSSDRAKQIVEQLGDAIVFYKLGLEMFLGGQYFETIDWLLARNKKIFVDLKFFDVPQTVGAAVKQLTNRGISFVTVHGNDEILKAAVREKQDLKILAVTVLTSLDRGDLNDLGFDCDPDALVLSRAKRALAIGCDGVISSGREAKALRANLDANFLVVTPGIRPVDNTAEPRDDQKRTVDVKTAFMNGADYIVVGRPIKSAPDPYRAACEIQNAIAEIFAGR, from the coding sequence ATGTCAGACGATCGATCTTATCTGTCTCAAAAAAATATCGACCCTAAAGAAAGAACGATCTTTGCGCTCGATGTCGATAGTAGCGATCGAGCCAAACAGATTGTCGAACAATTAGGCGACGCGATCGTTTTTTACAAGCTAGGTCTGGAGATGTTTTTGGGCGGACAATACTTTGAAACGATCGATTGGTTGCTCGCCCGCAATAAAAAAATCTTTGTCGATCTCAAGTTTTTTGATGTGCCGCAAACCGTTGGCGCGGCAGTCAAACAGCTCACCAATCGCGGTATTAGTTTTGTCACCGTTCACGGTAACGATGAAATTTTAAAAGCAGCAGTCCGCGAGAAGCAAGATCTTAAAATTCTCGCAGTTACCGTCCTGACAAGTCTCGATCGCGGCGACCTCAATGACTTGGGATTCGATTGCGATCCTGACGCCCTAGTGCTGTCTAGAGCCAAACGCGCCTTGGCGATCGGGTGCGATGGGGTGATTTCATCTGGACGTGAAGCCAAAGCCCTCAGAGCCAATTTAGACGCCAATTTTCTCGTCGTCACTCCTGGCATTCGACCAGTAGATAATACCGCCGAACCACGCGACGACCAAAAGCGCACCGTCGATGTCAAAACAGCATTTATGAATGGAGCCGATTATATCGTAGTGGGCAGACCGATTAAGTCGGCTCCCGACCCGTATCGAGCTGCTTGCGAAATTCAGAACGCGATCGCCGAAATCTTTGCAGGTCGATAA
- a CDS encoding response regulator transcription factor, with protein sequence MKKILLVDDDKTLQTVLTRYLEKRGYSVRVVTSGVQGLKLFAQDPPDLVVSDIMMPGMDGLEFCRRLRATRPGQLVPFIFLTAKKDLEDRIQGHYIGADDYITKPFEPLELLAKIEAQLERSRRIHSEMVRLMQKVPEDTESETEYGENVAESVAQVKHPEPEEDLPLTPAEARVFWEVIQGLTNKQISQRLFISPRTVQTHLSNILTKLNLENRSQLVRFAFEHGYRPPQTQDEQRAAEARG encoded by the coding sequence GTGAAAAAAATCTTATTAGTAGACGACGATAAAACCCTCCAAACCGTACTGACTCGCTATCTCGAAAAGCGGGGTTATTCAGTACGGGTGGTGACCTCTGGCGTCCAGGGGTTAAAACTGTTCGCCCAAGATCCGCCAGATCTGGTCGTGTCAGATATCATGATGCCCGGAATGGATGGTTTGGAATTTTGTCGCCGTTTGCGAGCGACTAGACCCGGACAGTTAGTACCATTTATCTTTTTGACGGCCAAAAAAGATCTCGAAGATCGGATTCAAGGTCATTATATCGGTGCTGACGACTACATCACCAAACCGTTCGAGCCATTGGAATTGCTTGCCAAAATCGAAGCTCAACTCGAACGTTCGCGGCGGATTCACTCCGAGATGGTGCGCTTGATGCAAAAAGTGCCAGAAGATACTGAGTCCGAAACAGAATACGGCGAGAATGTTGCTGAGTCTGTCGCTCAAGTCAAACATCCCGAACCAGAAGAAGATCTACCATTGACTCCAGCAGAAGCACGGGTATTCTGGGAAGTAATTCAAGGTTTGACGAACAAACAAATCAGTCAAAGATTATTTATCAGTCCGCGCACCGTTCAAACTCACCTGAGTAATATTCTGACGAAGCTAAATCTGGAAAATAGATCGCAGTTGGTTAGATTTGCCTTCGAGCATGGTTATCGTCCGCCGCAAACCCAAGACGAACAAAGAGCGGCTGAGGCGCGAGGCTAG
- the clpB gene encoding ATP-dependent chaperone ClpB, whose translation MQPNNPQQFTEKAWQAVTNTLDIAKASHHQQMESEHLLKALLEQDGLATSILSKAGVNLSQFRQSLESFIQKQPRISGEVTSVYLGRSIDTLLDRAEKYRKEYGDEFISIEHLLLAYPQDDRFGKQFFADFKLEESKLKTIVSQIRGSQKVMDQNPENKYESLSKYGRDLTDFARRGKLDPVIGRDDEIRRTIQILSRRTKNNPVLIGEPGVGKTAIAEGLAQRIISGDVPQSLKDRQLISLDMGALVAGAKYRGEFEERLKAVLKEVTESQGQIILFIDEIHTVVGAGATQGAMDAGNLLKPMMARGELRCIGATTLDEYRKYIEKDAALERRFQQVYVDQPSVEDTISILRGLKERYEVHHGVKISDNALVAAATLSTRYISDRFLPDKAIDLMDEAAARLKMEITSKPEELDEIDRKVLQLEMERLSVNKDTSNTARERLQKIEKELGDLKEEQRALTAQWQSEKDVITDIQTIKEEIDRVNIEIQQAERNYDLAQASALKFGKSIELQGKLEAAEVKLSQSQTTGKSLLREEVTEADIAEIISKWTGIPLTKLVETEREKLLYLEDELHRRVIGQDEAVTAVAEAIQRSRAGLSDPNRPTASFIFLGPTGVGKTELAKTLANYLFDAEDALIRIDMSEYMEKHAVSRLIGAPPGYVGYEEGGQLTESIRRRPYAVILFDEIEKAHPDVFNVLLQVLDDGRVTDSQGRTVDFKNTVIIMTSNIGSQYILDLAGDDKYDEMKARVLEALSHNFRPEFLNRIDDTIIFHSLQKSELRNIVKIQVGRLEKRLADRKLSLKLAESALDFLVNVGYDPVYGARPLKRTIQKELETTVAKGILRGDFKEGDTIFVEVQNEHLAFSRLPATIAVQET comes from the coding sequence ATGCAACCTAATAACCCCCAACAATTTACGGAAAAGGCTTGGCAGGCGGTTACCAATACCCTAGATATTGCCAAAGCTTCGCATCACCAGCAGATGGAGTCGGAGCATTTGCTCAAAGCATTACTCGAACAAGATGGGTTAGCAACGAGCATCTTGAGCAAGGCTGGTGTGAATTTAAGTCAATTTCGGCAAAGCTTAGAGAGTTTTATTCAAAAACAGCCCCGGATATCGGGTGAAGTAACTTCGGTTTATCTCGGACGCAGCATCGATACATTACTCGATCGAGCAGAGAAATATCGTAAAGAGTATGGCGATGAATTTATTTCGATCGAGCATCTATTGCTAGCATATCCCCAGGACGATCGATTTGGCAAGCAATTTTTTGCCGATTTCAAACTCGAAGAAAGTAAGTTAAAAACGATCGTCTCCCAAATTCGAGGCAGTCAAAAAGTAATGGATCAAAATCCCGAAAACAAATACGAGTCTCTTTCTAAATACGGGCGAGATCTAACTGATTTTGCTCGTCGGGGTAAACTCGATCCGGTGATCGGACGCGATGATGAAATTCGGCGGACGATTCAGATCTTATCCCGCCGGACTAAAAATAATCCTGTCCTGATTGGCGAACCGGGTGTCGGGAAAACGGCAATTGCCGAAGGATTAGCCCAGCGAATTATTAGCGGCGACGTACCCCAATCGCTCAAAGATCGGCAGCTAATTTCGCTCGATATGGGTGCTTTAGTTGCTGGCGCAAAATATCGCGGTGAGTTTGAAGAAAGACTCAAAGCCGTGCTTAAAGAGGTCACAGAATCTCAAGGTCAAATCATCTTATTTATCGATGAGATCCATACTGTCGTTGGTGCGGGTGCCACTCAAGGCGCAATGGATGCAGGCAACTTGCTCAAGCCCATGATGGCGCGGGGCGAGCTGCGGTGTATCGGTGCGACTACGCTCGATGAATATCGCAAATATATCGAAAAAGATGCCGCTCTCGAACGTCGCTTTCAACAAGTATATGTCGATCAACCCAGCGTCGAAGATACGATCTCGATTCTGCGGGGTTTAAAAGAACGCTATGAAGTGCATCACGGGGTAAAAATCTCTGATAATGCCTTAGTAGCTGCGGCCACCTTATCTACCCGGTATATTAGCGACAGGTTTTTACCAGATAAAGCGATCGATTTAATGGACGAAGCCGCCGCCCGCCTGAAGATGGAAATTACATCTAAGCCTGAAGAATTAGATGAGATCGATCGCAAGGTACTCCAATTAGAAATGGAGCGGTTGTCAGTCAATAAAGATACGTCGAATACTGCTCGCGAACGTTTGCAAAAGATCGAAAAGGAACTGGGAGATCTCAAGGAAGAACAACGCGCCCTCACCGCCCAATGGCAGTCGGAAAAAGATGTGATTACCGACATCCAAACCATCAAAGAGGAAATCGATCGAGTCAATATCGAAATCCAACAAGCCGAACGCAATTACGATCTGGCGCAGGCTTCGGCACTTAAATTTGGTAAATCGATCGAACTCCAAGGTAAACTCGAAGCCGCCGAAGTCAAACTCTCCCAATCCCAAACTACCGGAAAATCTCTGCTCCGCGAAGAAGTCACCGAAGCCGATATCGCCGAGATCATCTCTAAATGGACGGGAATTCCGCTCACCAAACTCGTCGAAACCGAACGCGAAAAACTCCTCTACCTCGAAGACGAACTACACCGTCGCGTCATTGGCCAAGACGAAGCCGTCACTGCCGTCGCCGAAGCCATCCAGCGTTCCCGTGCGGGCTTATCCGACCCCAATCGCCCCACAGCTAGCTTTATCTTCCTCGGCCCCACAGGTGTTGGTAAAACCGAATTAGCCAAAACGCTAGCCAACTACCTCTTCGACGCTGAAGATGCCCTAATTCGGATTGATATGTCCGAATATATGGAAAAACATGCTGTTTCGCGCCTCATTGGTGCGCCTCCAGGCTACGTCGGCTATGAAGAAGGTGGACAACTCACTGAAAGTATTCGCCGTCGCCCCTACGCGGTAATTCTGTTCGACGAAATCGAGAAAGCACACCCCGATGTCTTCAACGTGCTGTTGCAGGTACTCGATGACGGACGGGTCACCGATTCCCAAGGTCGGACGGTAGACTTCAAGAATACGGTAATTATCATGACCAGTAATATTGGTTCGCAATATATTTTGGATCTAGCTGGCGATGATAAATATGATGAGATGAAAGCTCGCGTCTTAGAAGCTCTAAGCCATAATTTCCGTCCCGAATTTCTCAACCGGATCGACGATACAATTATCTTCCACAGTTTGCAAAAATCCGAACTGCGGAATATCGTCAAAATCCAAGTTGGCCGTCTCGAAAAACGGTTGGCCGATCGCAAGTTATCGCTAAAATTAGCAGAATCTGCGCTCGACTTCTTAGTAAATGTCGGTTACGACCCCGTATATGGCGCACGACCGCTCAAACGGACGATTCAAAAAGAGTTAGAAACAACCGTCGCCAAAGGCATTTTGCGGGGTGATTTTAAGGAAGGAGATACGATCTTTGTAGAGGTACAGAACGAACACTTAGCTTTCAGTCGGCTACCTGCAACTATTGCCGTCCAAGAAACTTAA
- a CDS encoding GNAT family N-acetyltransferase — translation MKEAEIPDKNIFMMCSALNQNALTELPASYSIRNCRTDELNIWKMMPFDDLDLAKEYEQFMSDYFNTTYADKEQLFFAKTLFVCDRQDKPIATCLSWKAYDEFSTIQWFKVLKEYEGQGIGRALLSIVMQEIALHDYPVYLHTQPSSFRAIKLYSDFGFSLLSGDNFGIRNNDLDECLPILEKFMPTEYFQKLRIVIAPKEFEDATNKYDTNQF, via the coding sequence ATGAAAGAAGCAGAAATACCTGACAAAAACATCTTTATGATGTGCTCGGCATTGAATCAAAATGCCCTCACCGAATTACCCGCTAGTTACTCCATTAGAAACTGTAGAACTGATGAACTAAATATCTGGAAAATGATGCCCTTTGACGATCTCGATCTGGCGAAAGAATATGAGCAATTCATGTCTGATTATTTCAACACAACTTATGCTGATAAAGAACAACTCTTTTTCGCTAAAACCTTGTTTGTCTGCGACCGACAAGATAAACCTATTGCCACTTGCTTAAGTTGGAAAGCCTACGATGAGTTTAGTACGATTCAATGGTTTAAAGTCTTGAAAGAGTATGAAGGGCAAGGTATTGGTAGAGCTTTGCTGTCGATCGTCATGCAGGAAATCGCACTACACGATTATCCTGTTTATCTCCATACACAGCCATCTAGTTTTCGGGCAATTAAGCTTTACTCAGATTTTGGTTTTTCATTACTTTCAGGCGATAATTTCGGCATCAGAAACAACGATTTGGATGAATGCTTGCCGATTTTAGAAAAATTTATGCCAACAGAATATTTTCAGAAACTTAGAATTGTTATTGCCCCCAAAGAGTTTGAGGACGCCACGAACAAGTACGACACAAATCAATTCTGA